The Streptomyces laurentii region CCAGCCACTCGTGCCGAATGCCGCCACTGATCCGCACGTGCTCCAGGAGGCCGCGCACGAACCCCTCGAAGCGGCGCAGCCGTTCCGGTCCGGAAGCGGGCAGGACCTGCCGTACGGCTTCCCCGGCGGCCTCCTCGCCCTCTTCCGCCTCCTCCGGGGCCGAGGGAAGCTGCCGTCGCAGGTGCTCCTCGTACAACCCTTCGGCGAGCTTGGCCGCGCGCTCCGGGTCCGGCAGGTACACCTCGGCCGCCACCGTACGGGTGAGCTCCAGCGTCCGGCCCATCCGTGAGTGCAGCCCGAACTCCAGCAGGGTGTTGAACGCCAGCCGCTCACCGACCAGGTCCCACGTCCCCCTGGGCAGCCGCTTCTTGCCGGCGAGAAGCCGCTTCACCCGGTCCACGTCGTGCAGGTCGGGCGGCACGACCGAGGCGAGCAGCTTCTCCTTGTCCACGGAGGCCCGCTTCACCAGCGCGGCGATCAGCTCGTTGAGCGGTACGCCTTCGGTGGCGAAGCCCGGCTCCTCTGCCGAGCGCTCCGCCAACTGCTCCTGGACGAGCGACCGCAGCGAGAACTTCCAGGCCCGCGACGCCACGAACCCGGCCCGATGAGCCGCATCCTGTACGGAGTCGTTGAAGATCAGGGTCTTGCGCCGGTCGTTGCCCTCGGCGTCCTTCTTCGGCAGCTCCCCGCCGGTGAACAGCTGTGTGACGGTCACCGAGGCGAGCGGGGCCACACCGGCACCGAGGAAGCGGATCCCCTGGGCCTGCCCGCACGCGGGGCAGCGGTCCTGCTTCGCGTAGTCGTCCTGGTCGGCGTTGTCGAACCAGGTCTTGACGAACACCCCGTTCTCCGGGGTCTCCGCGATCGAGCCGTCGGCGCGGAACACCTCGTCGGGGTCGATCCGACGCAGTGCCTCCCCGCTGTCCTCCAGGACGAGCACGGTCGCCTCACGCTCTGCTGCGCGCTTACCGCGCTGCATGCTCCGGCCGAGCGCCTGTCGTGCCTGCTTGGCGGCCTCGGCGGGGGTCGCCGCGATGAGAGCCCGCACCCTGGCCTTGCCGTTGCCGCCGCCCGCGCTGAGCCGGTAGATGTCATCGGGAGCGGTGACCAGGGAGCGCGGGTTCCGCTCGGGCATGATGGCGCTCCAGCCGGACCGCCCGCAGTGCCGGCAGTACGCCGACGGCAGTCGGCCGGCCCGCGCCACGGCACGGCGCCGGTCCTCCTGTGCGGCGGAGACGACGGCGGCGGTGGCGGCCTGGTCGGCGTCCGTCCAGGCGAACACGGGCTCCGACGAGACGAACCGCAGGACGCGGGAGAGCGAGCGCACCCACAGGTGCGTCTCGACGAGCAGCAGGGGCCGCTCCTGATCGGCGGGTGCCTTCGGATCGCGGGCCACCGAGATCAGCGCGATGAACCGGTCCAGCGCCTTGGCGGCCTCCTCCGGATTCTGGGCCGCCGTCACCCGCCACGGGGAGCTGGCGGGGAAGGCGGCCAGGATCTCGTCGGCCGTGAGCGGCTGGTCCACGTCGGCGGTCAGCAGATCGTGGGTGATCGGGTGCGCGAGGAGCCGGCGTCCCATCTCGCGGGCGTCGGAGGTGTCGCAGCCGAGCACCGCGCGGGAGACCTCGTCGAGGGAGCCGTCGCCGTCGGCCGGATCGGGCAGGGTTACGAGGTCGGCGGGGGAGGGCAGGGGCAGTGACAGGTCGACGGGGGAGAGGAAGGAGTTCAGGTCCCGCCGGTCCTCCCCGACCACCGCGTCGTCCGGGAACCGCACGCCGAACACCTGCGAGGCCACGTCCAGCATGGCCCGGGGACCGCCCGCACCGCCCTGGTCCTGCCGGTCGCGTACGGGCGACTCGCCCAGGGTCGCCGAGGTCGCCACCGGACAGATCGAGCCGAGCGGACGGCCCTCCTCGGCGGCTCCCACGACCGCGCCGAGCCGCCGCAGCAGCATGGCGACGTCGGTGCCCTGGGCGCCGTCGTAAGTGTGGAACTCGTCGATCACGATGTACGCGAGGTCGGCATCGGCCCACAGCGGGGCGTCCTGCTGCCGCTGGAGCAGCAGGTCCAGCATCTTGTAGTTCGTGATCAGGATGTCCGGCGGATTCCGCCGGATCTCGGCCCGGTCCACCGCGACGCGCCCGTAAGGGGAGCCGTTCTTGGTGGAGCTCGCCTCGCCGATGTAGAGACCGGCGGTCACGTCCGCCAGGCGCTCGTCGGTCAGCAGCTTCCCGATCCGGTCGGCCTGGTCGCCGGCGAGGGCGTTCATCGGGTAGAGCAGCACGGCCTTGATCCCGTGCTTGCCAGCCGCCTTGGCACGCCGACAGTGGTCGATGATCGGGATGAGGAAGGACTCGGTCTTGCCGGAGCCGGTGCCGGTGGTGACCAGGGTGGGCTGCGGGACGTGCCCGTCCTTGGTGGTCAGGCGCGCGAAGGCCTCGGCCTGGTGCGCGTACGGCCAGAAATCGCCCTTGTACCAGTCGAGGTGCCGCTGCCAGCCGTCCTGGGCGGCGCGGAACGGTCGCCGGATCCGGTGGTACGGCCCACGGAATAGCCCGTCGGCCGGGTCGGTGAGGAAGGCGGTCAGCGCTTCCTGGGTATCGGGCTCGGCCAGCGCGAAGGTGGTGGTCAGATACTCGACCGTCGTGTCGCGCAACGCCTGCGCGGCGAGTGTGGGTCTCATGGCGCCCGCCGGCCCTCCCCGTACGTCCTGCTCCGGGGCCTACCCGGACTCGTGTCACCGATCGGGGGTTGACCGATTCACCCCCGATCTCGACCACTTTACGTGTGGGGTCGGACAGCGGGGCTGGAATCGGCCGGGAGGGGCTGGCGGGAGGGGGTGGGCGGCTCGGAAGTGTGTCAGTCGGCGGGCTGGTCGGCCCCGGTGGCGGACGGTAGGGCGTCGACAACGAACGTTCCCAACCCCACTTCGCCGCGTGTCCAGCCTTGTTCGCGTACCTGCCGCATGGCCTTCGCTGCCGTCGCGTTCACCACGCCGAACTCCTGGGCGATCTCCAGAGTGGACGGCACGCGGCTCCCGGGAGGGTAGGTCCCGCTCTCGATACGCCGGATGATCTCCGCTGCGATCTGCCTCCACAGCGGGCGGGTGCGATCAAGGTCCATGCCGTCAGCGTGGGTGACCGCAGGTTTCTGCGCGTCCGTAGATAACCGTGGATAACTACGGACGCAGTGTGGCACAACACATAAACGCCCCCGGGCGGCCGGCCAGGGCCGTACCCAGGGGCTCACCGAAGAATGGAGCTTCGGCTGTGCGAAACCTTATCGCCGTGCTGCTCGCGTGGCCGCTGGGCGTGCTGGCGCCGGGTTCCGGTCAGCGCCGGTCAGGCGGTGCGCCCCGCTTCCCGCCGGTCCCTGATGCTCTCCTCCGGAACGGGCAGCACCGGCGCCGGGAGAGTGCCGAGTGACCGCCCGCTTGCGAGCCCCTGAACGTCACGCCGAGAAGGGTGCGTGCTGGCTGCTGCGAGCGCGACACCTTGAACCGGATACCACCGAGGAGGACCCGATGACGACCTCGCCCATCAGCGACGTCGCGTTGCCGATGCCGCCTCTGACCGAGACCGCGCTTCGGGTGGCCGTGAACCGTATCGACCTTGCCGCTGCTGTCGAGTTCGAGCAGGGGTTCCGGCAGGCACGGCAGGAAGCCGTCCAGACCGACAGCACGGCGCCCATGCACGTGGGATCTGGGTGGCGCTGCGGCGGACTCCGGAGAGGGCTGCTCGGCTGCATGAGCGGGACTGCGGAAGACAGGACCGTGCGGCGGGCCGCGTCGGCGGAGATCGGCCGGATGATCGCTGAGGCGGAGCGCGAGGTCGCAGCTTGAGCGAGTGGGCGTGGGAGTAACCCGAACGCCGATCATGTCGTAGGGGACCAGGGCGATGGGGCGAGCCTCTCCCCGGAGGACAGGGTCGAGGCCGAGAAGATCGCTCAGGAGCTCGCGGACGCTGCTTCGGTCCGCTGAGGTATGACGAGCTTGCGGTGTCCCGCCTCAGGAGCTATGCGCGCCGCCTCCTGATCGTCTGGTACCAGGAAGACCGGCGCGACGGCGTCATCGTGGTTGTCCGCGTGACAGCACCTTGGTCCAGGTGTTCTGACCGGAGCGATGCTGCGGCCCCGCACCCTGCCCAGGTGCGGGGCCGTGCCGTCTGGGCGCTCGGGGGAACCGAGGTCAACGCTTACCGCGGTGAGTCGTCGACCGACCAGAGGCCGCCGCTGTTTGGTTGTGTGTCACTGCGGAGGAGCGTGAACCTCGCCGGGCGAGGTTCAGCCGTCGGATGGTCTGTGGGAGCCGGGCAGGGAGAGCCGGTTACGGCCCGGCCGCCCGCCCTTCCCCTCTGAGGGGAGCGGCCGGACGGCCATGCGACTGTGCGGGTTGCGGCGTCCGGCCTACTTTTGGGCGGACCCCGGCGGCTCCGTATCCCCGGGCTCCCAGCCGGCGGCCCGCATCCGCCGCGTGAACTCCGAGTGTGCGGCCCGCATCTCCTTCACCCGGTCTGCCCGGTAGAGCGGCCCCTCGTACCCGTCGGGCACGTTGGCTTCGAGCGGGAAGTCCTCATGCGAACTGAGCTGTTTCCAGGCGTCCTTGGGCTGCCCGTACCCGTGCTGCTGGTGCGCCTTGGCGATCCGCCGCCCGGTCGCGTCGAACCACATGTTCTCCTCGTACTGCTGGAGCACGGGGAACCGAGCCCGGTACATGGCGACGAGCTCATCCGCGCTGATCCCGAGCCAGACGGCTACGAGCGCGTCGATCTCGACGAGTGCTGCGCGCCGCGACAGCTCGCTTCGGAGTGGAGTCGTTTGCGTCCAGGTAGCGGCGATTCCAGTCGACAGGGAATGAAGTCCGAGAGGCCAGACGGATTCGGCTGCCCAAATGTCTGATTGCCATGGAGCAGCGTAGAGGTTCTGCCAAAGTGGAGCGTATGCATTCGTCTGGCAGTTCAGTCGAAGGGTGCGCAGTAGGAGATCTGCAGCCAGGGGGTGGTTGGTGCTGGGGGCAGGGAAGATATAAGCATCCGCGACGTCCATATGGTTGCGATTGGTAATTCGCAGAAGATACTCGGCGGGCAGAGATGCGAAGAAGCCTGAAATAAGCGCGGTCTCGGTCTCGGTATCCAGTGCCATGCTGCGAACGGCGTGGACGTGGGTTGGGCCAGGCGGGATCAGGCTCGCGTGCAGAACCCGTTGATTTTTGGCGCGATTCATTTCTCGCCAGGCGACTCGGAAAAACTTCGAGTATGGGTAGGTGCAATCTGCGCGGAGTCGGGAGTCGGCTGCTTCGCGAACGCCTTCAATTGAGAGGTCTGGGTGCCTTTTGCGTATGGCGGACTCTGCCAAGGCGACGGCTTCCTTATTTTGCTTCAAGCGTGCGTACTCTTGGTGGTCCAGCCAATGGTCTTGCTTTGCTTCGAACTCCTGAATTGTCTTCGCGCGGAGATAGTTGGTCCTCGGGATGGCGTCAGGCGCAAGCCTCACGGAGTCCCAAGTTTCCAGCTCGTCGGATGAAGTGGCTCCACTGGTGGGCTGCTTGGCGAACGGTGTTGCCACGCTGAAGTGAGGCCCCTGGAGGATGACATCGTTCCAGGTCTGCGCTGGGCCGGAATCCCAGGCGAAGTACCCTGCGACACGATCCGTCTTCTCGTTGAAGCCGCCGCTGATGCGCGGGCGCATTGCTGCGAGTCGGTGAGGCCACTTGGCGAGGGCGGAGATGGCCGACTCCTCGGACGAGGTCACAGGGAAGAGTAGCTTTGCACCCGAGGCCTGCTGTGGCTCATCGTCACCCACCAGCTTCTGCCAGTCTGTGAGTGTTGCGGAGTTGACTTTCACGACACGCTTCTTGTGTGGACGCGCATCCCAACTGCCATCATGCTTGATTCCCGGGGTGTCCCCCAAGCCGCTGTGGCGCAGGGATTCAGAAAGTACCAGCGGGTGAACCAGCCAGCTCAGGTGCTGGAACTGCGGATCACGTGCGCGCCCGTACACGTTAACGCTGAAGTGGGTACTGTGATCCACAGGCTTGGCGAACAAATAGAGCTCATTAACGAAGTCGGCGTGAAGCCGGAGGTGCTGGTAAGCAGCTCCTCTCAGAGCGCCTTCCTTGGAGCCCGATAGATGCGTCGAGGGGTGAATGAGACCCGCGATCCCCCGACTGCCTGTCGTGCGCCACGACAGCAACATGAAGGCCCGGTACATGTCCGGTCGAGTGCCGGCCAGTTCGGGATAGGTGCCCGAGTCGGCGAGGAACGACGAGACGCCCGCTACAGTCTCAAGTTCCCTGAGGTAGAACGACCTGCCCTGAGCAGCGCGCAGAAGCTCCTCGACGCGTTCCGCGCGGTCAGTCTCGGCGCCCTTGCCACTGAGTTCAAACCACGGTTCAAGCTCCGCCAGCACACCGTTCTCATCCCACTCCTGCCGGACCCACGGCGGGTTGCCCACCATCAGGTCGAACCCACCCCCCGTAAACACATGCGCGAAGTCCAGCTCCCAGTGGAAGAAGCCCCGCTCCTTTGCGATCTGGGCCGCCGTCCCATGCCACGGGAAGAGGTCACCCAGGTTCAGGGGGTCCACCCAGCCTGAGATCTCCGTCATCTTCTCGTCGAGGGACTGCTCGAACTTGTCCAGGCCCTCAAGCCCATTGACCTTCGGGATCTCGAACAGCGAACCGGTGTCCTTCCCCGGTTCCACATCCACCCGGCCGACGACCGACTCCGCAAACTCGATCCAGTCGTCCAAGTCCCGCAGCGCCACCTTGCGGTCGACGCTGCCCTTGCTGAGCTTCTTTAGGTCCTGCTTCCCATGGAAGTAGTCCGGCGCCGTGCCATCCAGGAGGGTGACTTCCTCCAGCGGCCAGAACCACAACGCGCACCACGCGTCCATGACCTGCTTGAGCCGCCAGTACGGGCTGCCCTCCATCTGCAGGGCCTCGCGGACGGCCTCCCGATCCATCACCGGGGTCGACCGCTTGCCCCGTCTCTCCGCGCCCCACACTGGGATGTCACGCGAGATCTCCTGCTCCGACAGCTCAAGCCGCAGCTTGACCAGGCCCCACAGGTACTCCACCCGCTCGGCCAGCGCCCGCAGGCGCCCCGTCTGCCCATAGGAGCCGTCGTCCGCGCCCGCGCCGCGTCGCGCCGGCGCGGCCCGCTTCGCGGGAGCCGGCGCCTCGGCCGACGCCGCTGCCGAGAAGTCGAGGCCCGACTGCTCCCAGATCTCCAGGCCCAGATCGAGCGCGCCCTGCCCGGACCGCGCCTCCCGCTTCAGAACGGTGGCCTGGCTCGTCGGCGCCTTCTCCGATGCCGCCGACGTCTTCTTCTCGCCCTTCGGCGCCCGGCGCATGCCCGAACGCCACTTCTTCATCGCCTCGATGAGTTCGGGCTCCAGCCACTCGGCCACCGCCCCGGCCACCACGCTCTGGCCCGTGACCTTCCGTACCGACACCGAGTCGCCGACCGACCCCCACCCCAGCGCTGGCAGCAGGAACTGGTGCACCGGCCGGTGGACCCCCGTACCCCCCAGCTTCTCGGTCAGCGGGACAGCCCTTGGCGCCTGCTGCTCGGCGGCCTTCAGCCAGCCGCCCTTGTCGAGTGACTGGCCCGGGTACACCTTCCGCGCCGCCCCGATCAGCGAGTTGCCCCGGTGCAAGTGCAGCCCGTACCAAGGGGCCCGCATGCCCGGGTACATGGTGTTGAGCCAGAGCGAGATCTCCGCCAGCTCCACCGCCGTCTTGTTGAGGTCGACGCCGTACGCGTTGTGGAGGGCGATGTACGCCTTGACCTTCTGGAGTTCGCGCGGGTACTCCTCCGGGTCGATCTGCTCGCCCCGCTCGTGCTGGGCCAGCTTCAGGTACAGCTCGGCCAGCTGGTTGACCGCCTCGTTGAGGAACGCGCCGGAGCCGAGTGCCGGCTCGCACACCCGCCAGCGCAGCACCTCCGCCGCCGTGACCTCGGACTTCTCCGGTTCGCGCGGGTCGATCCGGCCCTCGTCGTCCAGGCGGAAGCGGAGCGTCTGCTCGACGGTCGCCTGGGTCAGGGACTCGGGCGTGTAGTACGAGGCGCTGGTCTGCCGGTCGCGGCCGGCCAGGCGGTACACGTACGAGCCGACCGGGTGCACCACCGAGTCGGGCACGCCCGTCTCCGGGTTGATGTCGTCCTCCTTGACGAAGACGCTGTCGCCCGGCGCGTCGGAGTAGAGCCCGCTCCGCACCTGGTCGGTGGTGATCAGCCAGGAGCCGCCCTCGGGGTTGCCGCCCTTGGCGACCTCGTACATCGGCTCGGTGGCGATGAATCCGGTGTACGACATCAGGCCCTCGTATACCTCGCCCAGGTGATTGATGCTGAGGGTGGCGTAGCTGACGAACCCGCCCCGGCCCTTCCCCTGTCCCTCGACCAACGTCAGGTGACGCAGCACCTGGTGTAGCACCTTGTTGCGCAGCCGTAGATCCAGAGGCTTCGCCGGGGCCGGCGAGCCGTCGGGGCGGGTCGGGTGCGGGTAGGGGATGAACTGTCCGACCAGCTTTATCGACTCGGGGTCGAAGAGACGCGAGCGCAGCGCTTCGATGCGTACGCTCTCGTGGCCGTCGTCCTCGACCAGTTCCGGCGCCTCCTCGATCGGCGCACTCCGGTCGGTGACCGTGTTCGCCACCGGGTGGCCGGTGAACACCTTCTCGAAGAGCAGGGCCAGGGACGCGTGGAAGTGGAAGCGGTCCCGGGAGGCGCTGCCGAGCTTCTCCTGGACGATGAGCTCGCGCAGCCGGGCCACGCTGTACCCGGTCGCGTACGCCTCGCTCTTCACCGGCAGAATCTCGAGCTCCGGCCGGGCCTCCGCGTACAGCAGGAACAGGATCCGGTACAGGTAGCGCAGCGACTCCTCGGTCAGGAGGCGCGGCAGGTCGCCGGGTTCCTTCAGGGCATTGGGTAGCCATTCCGGCAGGTCGTCGGGGTGGACCCCGGACTCCTCGCGGGCTCGCCGCAGCACCTCGTTG contains the following coding sequences:
- a CDS encoding hypothetical protein (identified by MetaGeneAnnotator; putative;~sequence version:1); this translates as MDLDRTRPLWRQIAAEIIRRIESGTYPPGSRVPSTLEIAQEFGVVNATAAKAMRQVREQGWTRGEVGLGTFVVDALPSATGADQPAD
- a CDS encoding hypothetical protein (identified by MetaGeneAnnotator; putative;~sequence version:1), with product MTARLRAPERHAEKGACWLLRARHLEPDTTEEDPMTTSPISDVALPMPPLTETALRVAVNRIDLAAAVEFEQGFRQARQEAVQTDSTAPMHVGSGWRCGGLRRGLLGCMSGTAEDRTVRRAASAEIGRMIAEAEREVAA
- a CDS encoding hypothetical protein (identified by MetaGeneAnnotator; putative;~sequence version:1); this translates as MTFDSLINEREYFPSFYLDDILPKQLASGPLKQWSALERQGQSTPRQNLRDLTRPYMDVRAVLGPDAEKCNGLSYAPAVAAQEAAAAVLKAAGPDTEPPTFQPTPTEAESEADTSPEGEWQAALAGWHERLLKALDFTPQPGHFTAHTPTGPIAVPVTHSEPGVLVLTGGFAEDLDATRGDGAANLLPAPVRVSASKTLTTVRELASWVLNAENAPRYALLLFGGVLILADRQAFSRGRYLAVNLDTALPRKATKGAKANEIDLIAAIFAASSLRPGEDGSDDEIAKLVTESRDHSVDLTGKLRRGLQKSVQLIANEVLRRAREESGVHPDDLPEWLPNALKEPGDLPRLLTEESLRYLYRILFLLYAEARPELEILPVKSEAYATGYSVARLRELIVQEKLGSASRDRFHFHASLALLFEKVFTGHPVANTVTDRSAPIEEAPELVEDDGHESVRIEALRSRLFDPESIKLVGQFIPYPHPTRPDGSPAPAKPLDLRLRNKVLHQVLRHLTLVEGQGKGRGGFVSYATLSINHLGEVYEGLMSYTGFIATEPMYEVAKGGNPEGGSWLITTDQVRSGLYSDAPGDSVFVKEDDINPETGVPDSVVHPVGSYVYRLAGRDRQTSASYYTPESLTQATVEQTLRFRLDDEGRIDPREPEKSEVTAAEVLRWRVCEPALGSGAFLNEAVNQLAELYLKLAQHERGEQIDPEEYPRELQKVKAYIALHNAYGVDLNKTAVELAEISLWLNTMYPGMRAPWYGLHLHRGNSLIGAARKVYPGQSLDKGGWLKAAEQQAPRAVPLTEKLGGTGVHRPVHQFLLPALGWGSVGDSVSVRKVTGQSVVAGAVAEWLEPELIEAMKKWRSGMRRAPKGEKKTSAASEKAPTSQATVLKREARSGQGALDLGLEIWEQSGLDFSAAASAEAPAPAKRAAPARRGAGADDGSYGQTGRLRALAERVEYLWGLVKLRLELSEQEISRDIPVWGAERRGKRSTPVMDREAVREALQMEGSPYWRLKQVMDAWCALWFWPLEEVTLLDGTAPDYFHGKQDLKKLSKGSVDRKVALRDLDDWIEFAESVVGRVDVEPGKDTGSLFEIPKVNGLEGLDKFEQSLDEKMTEISGWVDPLNLGDLFPWHGTAAQIAKERGFFHWELDFAHVFTGGGFDLMVGNPPWVRQEWDENGVLAELEPWFELSGKGAETDRAERVEELLRAAQGRSFYLRELETVAGVSSFLADSGTYPELAGTRPDMYRAFMLLSWRTTGSRGIAGLIHPSTHLSGSKEGALRGAAYQHLRLHADFVNELYLFAKPVDHSTHFSVNVYGRARDPQFQHLSWLVHPLVLSESLRHSGLGDTPGIKHDGSWDARPHKKRVVKVNSATLTDWQKLVGDDEPQQASGAKLLFPVTSSEESAISALAKWPHRLAAMRPRISGGFNEKTDRVAGYFAWDSGPAQTWNDVILQGPHFSVATPFAKQPTSGATSSDELETWDSVRLAPDAIPRTNYLRAKTIQEFEAKQDHWLDHQEYARLKQNKEAVALAESAIRKRHPDLSIEGVREAADSRLRADCTYPYSKFFRVAWREMNRAKNQRVLHASLIPPGPTHVHAVRSMALDTETETALISGFFASLPAEYLLRITNRNHMDVADAYIFPAPSTNHPLAADLLLRTLRLNCQTNAYAPLWQNLYAAPWQSDIWAAESVWPLGLHSLSTGIAATWTQTTPLRSELSRRAALVEIDALVAVWLGISADELVAMYRARFPVLQQYEENMWFDATGRRIAKAHQQHGYGQPKDAWKQLSSHEDFPLEANVPDGYEGPLYRADRVKEMRAAHSEFTRRMRAAGWEPGDTEPPGSAQK